One region of Bubalus kerabau isolate K-KA32 ecotype Philippines breed swamp buffalo chromosome 6, PCC_UOA_SB_1v2, whole genome shotgun sequence genomic DNA includes:
- the CIMAP2 gene encoding ciliary microtubule-associated protein 2 — translation MATKWFTGAPFGVQSHRFDVSAVYPNQKKLSTFTEAPYSRVYSVDVSHIGPGTYGFKETCFSNKKLKKEVGTGWAKAQEATRLTQLPHFQYQAIMKEKRQQKEKLGPGSYNFKDFLEELQSKPGSTRGLLSSGEIRFRGLIGNYYPGPGNYGEKGNPFTKLEESAWNRSHSEGLMCRMANKPPPLAHQGSGLAPGTYTFKSGIEACLAKITGTRGPYDIFSGDRSKPQPYGHYSVQKKRPRELMNFQSFVEELNLQHNKKRGVFSKVPRNPQTPTERIYWTTLSQCPRKLATSGPGMWLPPEKECKRTSQPPFLLSSKRIGAKAYQVITGNWNPVGVGRYLNTQLLETKDCRQRYRSLFMGGSKRYPSDPVREMIMQERITPFTKGKCVPTVDHNSDP, via the exons ATGGCCACCAAGTGGTTCACCGGCGCGCCCTTCGGGGTGCAGAGCCACAG GtttgatgtctctgctgtttatcCCAACCAGAAGAAGCTAAGCACCTTCACGGAAGCTCCGTACTCCAGGGTTTACTCTGTGGACGTG TCCCACATAGGACCTGGGACCTATGGCTTTAAGGAGACCTGCTTCAGCAACAAGAAACTGAAGAAAGAGGTGGGCACAGGCTGGGCCAAGGCCCAGGAAGCCACCCGGCTGACCCAGCTGCCCCACTTCCAGTACCAGGCCATCATGAAAGAGAAGCGGCAGCAG aaggaaaagctgGGGCCTGGCTCCTACAACTTCAAAGACTTCCTGGAAGAGCTGCAGTCAAAACCAGGCAGCACTCGTGGGCTGCTCAGCTCTGGGGAGATTCGCTTCCGAGGACTCATTGGG aactACTATCCAGGGCCTGGAAATTATGGGGAGAAGGGCAACCCATTCACGAAGCTGGAGGAGAGTGCCTGGAACCGGTCTCACTCCGAGGGCCTCATGTGCAGAATGGCCAACAAGCCGCCCCCCTTGGCTCATCAG GGGAGTGGTCTGGCACCGGGCACTTACACCTTTAAAAGTGGCATCGAAGCGTGCCTGGCAAAAATCACGGGCACCCGTGGCCCCTACGACATTTTCTCTGGTGACCGAAGCAAGCCCCAGCCTTACGGACATTACTCTGTGCAG AAAAAAAGACCCAGGGAACTGATGAATTTCCAGAGCTTCGTGGAGGAACTTAACCTGCAACACAATAAGAAGCGTGGAGTTTTTTCAAAAGTTCCTCGCAACCCGCAAACCCCTACAGAAAGAATCTACTGGACCACCCTTAGCCAGTGCCCCCGAAAACTA GCTACATCTGGTCCTGGTATGTGGCTTCCTCCAGAGAAGGAGTGCAAACGCACCAGCCAGCCTCCCTTCCTGCTGTCCTCCAAACGGATAGGCGCGAAGGCCTACCAGGTGATCACGGGAAACTGG AACCCTGTAGGGGTGGGTCGCTACCTCAACACCCAGCTGTTGGAGACAAAGGACTGTCGGCAGCGATACCGGTCCCTGTTCATGGGTGGATCCAAGCGCTACCCCTCGGACCCAGTGCGGGAGATGATCATGCA